Part of the Augochlora pura isolate Apur16 chromosome 10, APUR_v2.2.1, whole genome shotgun sequence genome, CTGAGGACGGCCAGCAGCCCTGCCGGCAATCCCGAGAACATGACGTGTCCTTCCGGGGCGCAATCCGCCCTTGCCGGACCCACGTCGACGCCGCCCGGCCAGCTCCCCGTGCCGCAGCATCTCCAGATGAACCTCGGCGTGATGAACGGCAACGTGAATCCCCAAATGGCGGCGCATCAGCCCAAGAAGCGCGGCCGCAAGAAAAAATCCGAGATGATCCTCACGCCGGAAGAGTAAGCGCCTTTGTCAAacctttgttttttttttcttaaaattcctttcaattttcactttccaAAATTGACCGCAATTCATTGGATTTTAAAGGAATTAAACGGATTGAGATGAtcgtagaatattttctcGCCAGTAATTGGACGATATTGCCATcgatttatacatttaaaatcaaaatttaaaattcaaaatttttcataatgttcaatgttcaatattaaaggtttggaattgtttaattagttGTCCAAGCTATGGTTGAGGAGACTCGATGGTTATCTTTGTGTTTTTTAAGTAGTCTGCAGAAGTGGACACAAACAGTATGATAAGGTACTCAGGTATTCTctgataatagaattattataacagGATAATAGAGAAGCTCAAGTTTATGGCAcagataattgaaaaaaatagttagtaaaatattttcaatgtattaaccctttacatttGAAGCCTAAACGTATCGATCTCCCGGTATATTTAGCATCAACTgtgaatctaaaataattcttctgacTTTTATTATCTCCATTTTACAgtacaaaatacattttatgctTTTAAAATTGAGTCTTTTagcaattctttaaatctaaactttggcATACAGAAAATATCTTGGAacgaacaatttcagtggCGCCTCGGTGTcggccactcgagtgcaaagggttgaaattaatcagaagaaacaatatacattattctGGTCTAACTTTCAATTCCTACGATCtatacagaaaatttctaaaaaattaatattttcgaaaagctCGTACACAGATTTCCGAAAATCTATACagcttttcaaaaatattgattttttagaaattttctcTTTCCAAATTCATTCTTTAtgattatatatagaaatcattttttatgattatatatagaaatcattttttatgattatatatagaaatcattttttatgattttcacGAAATTTCGATTTCACTGTCGACGTTGCGGCGGAATCTCGCGAAGAAATCTGCGCAAGCTCGTTGTCGCGGCAAAAAAATCGGCGGTCGAGAGGGCGGCGGTGTGGGGTGGTGTGCGTGCCAACCATGTCCTCGTTAAATTCGATAATCGCGTTAACGAACCGACCGGAATCGGTTGCATATTTACGGCCTAATTTCGGTGGGtacgccgcgcgagcgcgacgaGTGTTCGCGGTCGGCGGCTACAGttcattctaaataataatatgcgGCGTGGTCGATCGCGTCCGCGGGTCGATGCGAGACTCGATTATAGCTCCGCCGTCCGGCGCATCTTTCGTTTCTGTCTAGGAACACCGCGGGGTAAACAACGCCTGCAAACGGCGACTGTAACGCCTCGATTTTTTCAAGATTCGTGTACAGTATCTCGCAAAAGTCGAACAGCGTTTAAAACgcgattgatttttaataacttattcgaattgcttgaattttgttttaaatgtatcaggaatttttgtcataaaatagTCGAACTAACGAGTAGACTgataagattttaaaaaatcttaaaattactCTTACCGCGAGAGAAAGTGTCAAAATATAAAtccttgaaattaaaaaaacagaaagaaaatagatttCTCACTAAAATCATAAAAGATCAAAATTTCTACCTTGTTCCCGTTCGTTGCAATttacaaagaatttattttccacaaaATTCCGCTGTCTAACGAtttctagaaataaaaaaggcaAGTGATCCAACGTTCAAAAAATTGCGTTTGCAAAAAGGTGTTCGAATACATTTTCTCAGCGGCTGTATATTACGAACGTGTCGGTCAGCTGTGTAGGTCTCCCGGGGCGCCTCTATAAAGAGAAGAGCAGAGTTGACACAATCTCGTGGCGTCGATGCCCGGCATCAAAAACCTGGTGTCAATGCCGGACCCTGTGCCGTGCAGGGTCAGAACACGAGCAGAGACCTGATCGGTGTCGGTCGCAGATTGCGGGAGCCGTCCATCGCGTTGCTATCCGTGGGTGAAATGCTGGAAGACTCGAGGCGCCCTTGGTGAGGGCGGGAGGAGGCCGGGAGGGCGAAAGCAGTGTGGGATTCGCACTCGGCGAAAACTCCCACGGTGGTCGAACCGACGGGCTGCGGGAGGGCACCGGGGAACTCTTACGAGCACGGCGGCGCCCTCCGTTCTGATAGCCCCCGCGTATTTTCATTATTGGCTGAAACgaccgcgcgtcgcgccggaTCGCGTGACGGTGCCGAGAGAGCGCACGAAACTGGGAGAGAGCCCGGAGGCCGGGGGCGCGCGCTAGTCCAGGTGCCCGGCTATAGAAGAGTCCAGGTGTGATGGCCCCGTTGTCCCCGCGTCCGGCTAACCAACTTATCACCTCCGCGAGGCGCTTTTCTCGGCCGAGATCGAGCGAATCCGTACACGAACCGTTGAACACCCGCCGTCATTCGATCCGGCCGATACTGCGGAGCGTGGCCGACTGCTCGGCGAATGAGAAACTGTTGTCCGTCGCGACCGGAGCGCGGGCAAAGCGGGTAGTTTGTCGCGTCGGCGAGCCGGTTAACGACTGAAGGGCGCGCTCCGAAACGTCCGAGGACTCGTAAATCCGATTCGATCAGGGTGACCGcgtctccctctccctctctctctctttcgtatCTACATTCTACCGATAATGGAGAGCCGGCCAAGTTTCGCTAACTCTTCACTGTAATTTGATACAGGGCGGAGCTGGCCGAGGCGAAGAAGCGGGCGAAAACGTacaaagagaggaagaaacaCGACAGATTCGACGGGATGCCGGAAGAGGAGGTCAGCAAGCGAGTTCTACCCGACCACCTGACCAACAACCTCGACATCATCATCGTAAGTCCATGCAATGCTCCACCTTTACGTTCGTTCCTCCGCGCGACGCTGCATGCGGATGGGAAAATCATGCTTAACGCCGAACCTACCGAGCAATGAAATCGACTGCGTGCAATGCCTCGCGATACCAACCAACCACGATTTATTTAGAACGGCGTAGTTACAACGGTCTTAATCGTGCAATTTACTCGATCGTTTCCCtgaaagtgtattttatttatacaaagtttcttttatttatacaaaatttattttatttatacaaaatttattcgtcatATTGATTATTGAATAGCAAGCGAGTCAGTCGACCGTGGAAGGTTCAGTGTTAAGCGTAGAAGTTCGCATACTTGCGACACGAGATTTAAGTGCTTTTCGTAAAAAGATCAGaagtatgaaaaatttaaaatcattcgaGTGTAGCAATTCAAAAATCATATGTTAAAAATCAGCGTTGCAAGAATGAGCATTGGCAAAGAAGCTCGCACACTTGTTTGCTCGTTTCTGGCATCGCCGCGAAAAGTTTCGTTAACCCTCGCACAGCGGAACCtcttgacaaaaatataacttaaaTATACTGTAGGATCGTTTATAATGTTACATTGTAGcatgatataatttttgccgtcttctttaatatacttttcaATCTACGACTTCCTGCGACCGTATTAGACCGAATAAAGTTCAGATTTCTGGTCATCGATATTTAAGCGTTTATATAAATGTAGTCTCGgggtaaatataaattgtcacTTTCTCAGTTAACGATTACAATAATCGAGAAATTTGTGATAAGAGAAAATTCTATGGGAAGCTCCGTCCGTCGGGAAAGGACCCGCGACTCGACGACCGCGACGTAGGGTCGATCGCGGTCGTCGTCCTGTTCCCAGTAGCCGACTTCCGTCGAGCCGTAAATTTTCCgcgcgagagacagagagagagagagagagagcgagagagagagggggagagagaggatccTCTCTCGCAACGGCCGCGAtttccgtcgcgtcgttttTCGCGAGCGAGGCGGGGAACGATTAATCCGATTAGCCGTTGGCATAACGGGCGTCTAGTTAGCAGGAAAATCCATCTCGAAGGCAGCGAGACGGTAGGGAGAACGTAACTACGACAAATGGCCGTTTGTAGCGCGTTCGTCAGGTGTCGTAATCGCTTTAATGGTCCATACCCAATTCGGTTATCACGCTTGACGTTGGTAACGAGCGCGAACTCGTGCGCGCTCACGTACCCGCCGGTCGTGCCGTTTCATCGAACACCCCATCGATGCGGATTGTTATATTCCCGTCGATTCGTTACGGTTTCCCGCGGgctcgcgatttttcttctcgcgcCGCTCCCCCGCCCCTCCCGCCGCCGCTCTAACCGCCGACCGTTTCCGCGCGGGTTCCGTAtcgccccgccgcgccgcaccgatTTTTTCCGTGGAAAAACGCGGCGGGACATTCGAgacgaggcgacgcgacgcgacgcgcggaatGCTTTCGCGGGAAACCTACCCGCGGTCGgggtaacaaaaaaaaacaacaagcAGATACCGCCCGTTTAATCGGGGACGAAACTCGAGATTTAAGGAAATCCGACGAACCGTTCGGGTCCGAGGGACGCTCGGCGCGAAATTTATGGAGCGCTAAAAACAGCTGGTTTANNNNNNNNNNNNNNNNNNNNNNNNNNNNNNNNNNNNNNNNNNNNNNNNNNNNNNNNNNNNNNNNNNNNNNNNNNNNNNNNNNNNNNNNNNNNNNNNNNNNatcgcataaaaatcccgCGACAGAGATACGCGTACTTAAAATAAGCGTCTATCGTTCTAGAATTTGTTCGACGTTCCGTAACAATTAGGCGCGAAAGAGTTATTTCGAACGAGCGCGGGGGGGAGTCCGCGCTTAGAATATCTTCGAGCCGTATTCCACTCGTTGGTTAGGCCAGATAAGCTCCGGGAACCAGAAGAGATGGGACTTGCCAGATATTCTCCCCGAACTTCGTAAATATTCTTAGCACGATGCTCCGCGGATAGCCGAAATTTTCTAACTCCCATCGCTTCTTTTGTCTTCGGAGTGCGCCGCGAGGTCTGGAAGTCTTCGCTAACGAATGGAACTTCGGAACTATGCGTGTTTCTTAATGGGTGCTCGCCGGCCGGCAAACGAACAATAACAATGATACTTCGAGGAGAAAGGGCGGgggaatattttgaataacgCCACCCGCGCGAAACTTCTATCCTCGCGCCAGTGAAAGCGATTCTATAATCCCGGTGACTGTGTCAATTCTGACCCACGGAGCGCTCGAATTGTTCGAATGGTTAAATTGTTCGATTATCCGCgatgaagtaaaataaattaatgttaggGAACAACGGGAATATTAATAAGTCTGCGGGGATCTTCGAAGTCTATCTTGGTAactatgtttttaaaaatggtcgattaaaattctgattttcaGCTCTTAAGACTTCTTAACTGAATTGTAAAAAAACAgggatgaaataaaaatgcacctcctcttttaataatttgtataaagagAAGATAGACGGCAGTgttgttaaatttttctaacgtATTTATAATTCGCTAGGCTTTTCTCAGTCGCTTTTTATCGTAAAtggatgaaattgaataatagcGATACGGTATAACTTTAAATCCgttgcataaattattgtactttattcgagtttaatttattgtattttattcagagATGGGACACTCGATACCTCGGATCCTCGGAAACCCCTCGAAACGCGAAACTTCGTGGCCATTTTTGTGATTCGAAACTCCTGCAAACCCGGTTAAATAATGATTTGTATAAACAACTTACGAGAACGTTgcgccgcgaaacgaatttattttgattcgaTCAATGATCGTCCAATTGACTTCGTGTGTCTGTGTTTCCGTATTTAATTGCGTTCGAATTGCAATCGTTCGCATCGAACAAAAAAAGATCTTACGATTaccctttttatttttttttcatcctcAAAGAAAGCAAGCAATTTTTCTCGTGCGAAAGGTTCTCCGTGTCTGCTTTAATTAAAGCCTGCGTTCGATCGCGTGTCCTTTGGTGGTTTCGAGTGAGACGGGAGACGTAGCGACACGTATCGATCAAATAACAATAGAAGACGGTCGATCTTTTGTCAGACTGTCGCCGAACATCTCGATTCCGTCGCacagcgcgcgcggctccgtcCACTTGGGAAACAATTATCGGGACACAATCTCTCCGAAGGAGCAGATTACTCCCGTATGACTACTTAATGGGTCCCTTCAAGGGAACCCTTCGGCCATCTTTCGACCGCCGTCTCCGCGGTTCTTTgaccaaagagagagagagagggagagagagatagagagagagagagagatagagttcCTTCCTTTGGGATCGGAACAGGCTTTGATGGTCACGGGGATCTTCCGAAAGGGTCTCGGCTAAAAAGAGCCCGTTGATCCTTGTGCATCGCTGAAAGGGTATGGCTCCCCGTTAAACGGGGCTCCTCCCGCAGCCGGCCGGGAAAATTCTCGGAGCTCGGGTACCGATCCGCGCGACGCGCATTGTTCCACGatgtccgcgcgcgcgaaacgatttCCGCGAAACGGTCGGCCGCGAAGTCACGTTTCCGCGACGGTAACGAGCGTGCACCGAAAGTTGcacgccgagccgagccgagccgagccagccgagccgagccgagctgAGCCGAGCCGAACCGCCGCGGTGCACAGCCTGACGGCGGCGAGGACGACTCGCGGGCTACcggcgcagcgcggcgcggcgcggcggcgtccCTGTCCCGTGTCCTTGGACTTTGTCGTTATTAATTGTCCAACCGACGGCGCGAAGAGCGAAGATAATGTGGTTGCGCAACAGGTACTACCACACCTGCGtccgtcgccgccgcgttgCATAATCGCGGGTAAGAACGCGGCGCTGTACGTGAAATCTTTGCGCGTGCACACCGTGTCGGGAAAGGAATTCACCGTGAGCAATCGAACAAAAACCGACGCGATCGCGAGGCCCCCCCACCACCCCAACCCCCTTTCCCCGTGCTGCCGGCATTCTTCCACGATCCCCGGGCCCGAGTCCTGGCGGAAACGATCGCCCGCGAGCGAGCCGGCTCGCCGTGTCCTCTCTCGCGGTCCGCCGTCGGAGCCCGCCGGTACGAGGATAATCGTTCTTTCCTCGGCGAACACGTGACGCGATAACCCGTGACCCGGCAACTCATTTTCCCGACAATTATCGCGCCGCACCACGGATTCCTGTCGCCTCGCGATCGCTCCAGAGAGCCGGTAACACAGCCTCGAACGTCCGCGGAATTGTCGTCGTCCCGCGGCCACGGAACGAATGCCGCGCGAAATTCGCGGACGATTCGCGCAGGGGAGGGCGGACGGATCAACGCTGCAAATTCTGTTTGCCTTTTCCAAGGTTGGATACCGTCGACATCGTTTATAGTTATCTACGGTCGTCCATAGTCGATCCGCGGGTAACGGTAATGCGGCAAATACTTTTTCGAAGTACCGAAGGCGAGAGAGCCTTCGCGAGAGTTCTTTGGACTTCACAGATTCACGACTCACCGATATCATATTAGCTCTATGCGCGTCGTCGCGGCACTGTATATTATCTTTCGAGCGTTTTCTATTGATTGGCTATGGAGAATCGACGTTCTTCGACCTATTTGTGCTGGAAGATATGGTGACACGCTAATTGCCAGAGGAATGTCTGTAAAACTTGACGACGTTCTTTAGTATCTTTTCTTGTATTGTAAtgtttcgtaatttattttcttctaatttgCTAGCTGTGTCACATAATGTCTTACTTTTTTTAACATAAGCATTTGCTTAAgttgatcaaataaatattattattattattattattaaaattcatacgaGATCAGAGCaactttaattttgtaacCACAGATTAGATAAGAACGATTgtaaaaaatcatcgtaggtacaaaacaatttttatttatttaatagtagaATGGCcgatttctgattttttttctcttacaGTTCCcgagattataaaaatatttcctggAAAATTCTTCGGCTCGCTTCTCcattaaagtatatattaaaatataaagatcatacgaaattaaaatttcttttctcctATCCTGGCATTGCTGTAAAACAATATGCATCAGTTGCGTTCAACgcttgatattattaataaactgtacCCAAAAATTTACCGTACCGAGTTTGCTAAAAACAAATGTTATCGTTCACACAGGCCCGACACGGCAAACATTGTTTCGAATTGAATGAAGTTTAtgcgatttaaaattattttcagtgatATAGCATATCGCTGTTACACATAAAAGTTAGTATCAAAGAATTTGCACTCTCTGCGATTATACGTAGAGTCAGATTCGACATCGACTACGTCATTAGCAGATACTTATTTTCCTGATCTAGGCTCTGCCGAACCGATGCGACAATCGTTCGGCACGTAAGAACAATCGCGCGACTTCTCAACTGTTCTAAATAGGTCACGAAAAAACGTAAAGGAATACGGTCGGATGGCTGgactgcaaaggattaatgtTCAAAGGCAACGTTCGTTTCATCGAATTAAGCTTCGTGTAATACGGATATCGCTCGCGTTATGCGAGAATGTTATGCCACCTTTCGCGCTGCAGCTTTCAGAGATTCTTCAAAAATTCTGCCACGTTTTAATCACTTGTACCTCTCTTCTTATTACGTTAAATTAAAACGCGCGTGCTTTGCGAAAGCCGCTCACgggatatatttatttcattggcACACGCACGGCGGAGTTTCGATCCCGTTTAGACCCACAATACAATTGTGGACTATTTGGTTTCtcacaattaaccctttgcactctggGATTACATTAATTCCGTAGATACTTGTTTCGGTCAAAGATttctattgtttaaaaatatatcgaatacaAGCAAATGTAATATAGCGTTTCTAACGTCGCGTCAAACTCGACGGCAAAtggttaatttaaattttcaaattcccTATTAAAGACTACAAAACAAACTAACGTCTGCCCGTGAAGGGgtacttaaaaaaattagttgAACAAGTGACACATAAAATCAtacgtaaaaagaaattctaaatatattttca contains:
- the LOC144476556 gene encoding uncharacterized protein LOC144476556, which codes for MLGDNWGESTVTIKCETPVDQYSFVDEDMSMGGLRTASSPAGNPENMTCPSGAQSALAGPTSTPPGQLPVPQHLQMNLGVMNGNVNPQMAAHQPKKRGRKKKSEMILTPEEAELAEAKKRAKTYKERKKHDRFDGMPEEEVSKRVLPDHLTNNLDIIIVSPCNAPPLRSFLRATLHADGKIMLNAEPTEQ